The proteins below are encoded in one region of Lactuca sativa cultivar Salinas chromosome 3, Lsat_Salinas_v11, whole genome shotgun sequence:
- the LOC111904569 gene encoding probable transmembrane ascorbate ferrireductase 4 gives MIAMAANTKPTFSLLLLARLSATLVAILLLSWALYFTTSFLPHTLSQRDLIYSVLHPLLMVIGFILISGEAILVPRWLPGSRKRKKMVHLWLQGVALTSAIFGIWTKFQGREGVIANFFSLHSWMGLLCVSLFGAQWLMGFLSFWHRGEVRMTRIRFLPWHVFLGLYTYGLAVVTAETGLLEKLTFLQTKGVVLKHCTESLIVNCLGLGLATLCGVVILTAVSPKQYQSSHTTKVVNSNSKCLTF, from the exons ATGATAGCCATGGCTGCTAATACTAAACCCACCTTCTCTCTCCTCTTACTCGCCAGGCTCTCTGCTACACTCGTCGCCATTCTTCTTCTCAGTTGGGCTCTCTACTTCACCACCAGCTTTCTTCCTCACACACTCTCTCAGCGAGACCTCATTTACTCT GTTCTGCATCCTTTATTGATGGTGATTGGGTTCATCCTCATCAGCGGAGAGG CAATATTGGTGCCTAGATGGTTGCCTGgttcaagaaaaagaaagaaaatggtGCATTTGTGGCTACAAGGAGTGGCATTGACAAGTGCGATATTTGGGATTTGGACAAAGTTTCAAGGAAGAGAAGGAGTAATAGCCAATTTCTTTAGCTTGCATTCTTGGATGGGTCTCCTTTGTGTCTCTCTTTTTGGAGCTCAG TGGTTGATGGGTTTCTTAAGTTTTTGGCATAGAGGCGAGGTACGAATGACTAGAATACGGTTTTTGCCTTGGCATGTTTTCCTTGGTCTTTATACATACGGGCTAGCTGTAGTGACAGCCGAGACGGGCCTTCTTGAGAAGTTGACTTTCTTGCAAACCAAGGGAGTTGTGTTGAAACACTGCACCGAGTCATTGATCGTTAATTGTTTAGGGCTCGGATTGGCCACACTTTGTGGGGTTGTGATATTAACCGCAGTCTCACCCAAGCAATATCAAAGTAGTCACACAACAAAGGTCGTGAATTCAAATAGCAAGTGCTTGACTTTTTAG